A stretch of the Lolium perenne isolate Kyuss_39 chromosome 3, Kyuss_2.0, whole genome shotgun sequence genome encodes the following:
- the LOC139837879 gene encoding uncharacterized protein, translated as MASRIPPSPISLDNKITIRLTGDNYLYWRTQVDPILRSNLLFSFVDGSLPCPAAEIANPMEAEAAATPTIANPQFAAWHQQDQAILSAIVSSLTEGVLGMVMLVPSSQQAWETLEASFASQSTARVMAIRTELSKIKKHDFPNATAYFNKIKSLTDILSSIGQPLRPDEINTFLVAGLDSDYDALADRIGARPVHDPLPIRDVYAQLLNTEQRVEARRADVTLENHHANYSARPGGSRPPGHQQ; from the coding sequence ATGGCCTCGAGAATTCCACCGTCGCCGATCAGCCTCGACAACAAGATCACGATCCGCCTCACAGGGGACAATTACCTCTATTGGCGCACCCAGGTGGATCCAATCCTGCGTAGCAATCTGCTGTTCAGTTTCGTGGATGGCAGTCTCCCTTGTCCCGCCGCCGAGATCGCTAATCCGATGGAGGCGGAGGCTGCTGCTACCCCTACCATCGCCAATCCTCAGTTTGCCGCATGGCATCAGCAGGATCAGGCGATCCTGTCCGCAATCGTCTCCTCTCTTACCGAGGGGGTGCTCGGTATGGTGATGCTTGTCCCTTCGTCGCAACAGGCGTGGGAAACCCTAGAGGCCAGCTTTGCATCGCAGTCCACGGCTCGTGTCATGGCTATCCGCACCGAGCTGAGCAAGATCAAGAAGCACGACTTCCCAAACGCGACTGCATACTTCAACAAGATCAAGTCCCTGACGGATATACTGTCCTCCATCGGACAGCCTCTACGCCCTGACGAGATCAATACCTTCCTGGTTGCTGGCTTGGACAGCGATTATGATGCCCTGGCGGATCGCATCGGTGCCCGTCCTGTTCATGATCCTCTGCCAATCCGCGATGTGTACGCGCAGCTGCTAAATACTGAACAGCGCGTTGAAGCACGCCGCGCAGATGTTACCCTCGAAAATCACCATGCCAACTACTCTGCTCGTCCTGGTGGTAGTCGTCCTCCTGGTCACCAGCAATAG